Proteins from a single region of Sphingomonas swuensis:
- a CDS encoding efflux RND transporter permease subunit → MIERILDAAIRFRWATIGLTLVIALYGAFQLFKLPIDAVPDITNKQVQVNVSAPQFSPLDMERLVTFPMETTLAGIPGLDYTRSISRNGFAQVTAVFDEKVDIYFARQQVAERLAQASESLPDGVQPQMGPVSTGLGEVLMWSVDYEPTATAKNPKIAGRPGFQPDGSYLTIEGERLTDEVSKLAYLRTIQDWVIRPQLRNVAGLAGVDSIGGYEKQFVVQPDPARLASYGVSFTELADALEGSNISVGANFIQRAGEAFLVRADARIRHIDEIGGTVIANRNGVAVRVSDVATVRLGGELRTGAASTNGKEVIVGTALMLAGSNSRIVAEAVAERLQEVAKSLPPGVKVTPLYDRSALVDATISTVEKNLIEGALLVIAVLFWLLGNIRAAIIAALVIPLSFLMMAIGMTRYGVSGNLMSLGALDFGLIVDGSIIIIENCLRRLAERQHREGRLLQLSERLHEVFEAAKEMVRPTLYGQAIILLVFAPLLTFTGVEGKMFTPMAITVIFALVGAFILSLTFVPAMVAVLIKGKVAEKDVAVIRWTKERYEPLLGKVLSRPKPWIGTGLGVFALAGVLFTTLGQEFIPQLDEGDASVQAIRIPSTSLDQSLAMQLRVERAISSLPEVAFIYSKTGTAEVATDPMPQNISDSFVILKPSKEWPEGVDTKDEVVERIEEKMGSLTGNAFEVSQPIEMRFNELIAGVRGDVAIKVFGDDLAKLETVAAQVASSIGKVQGTADLRSEQTAGFPTLEVLFNRPAIASYGLTVDEVANTVAAALGGREAGIVFEGDRRFDIVVRLDNPTRDNLEAIGALPVMLENSGAGARTSVPLREVASFRFADGVNQVSRENGQRRVVVQANVRGRDLGSYVEAARAAVERDVKLPPGVFIEWGGQYENLQAASARLSLVIPAVFLLIFGILYMALRSFSSALAVYSAVPLGLAGGVFGLVLSGFPFSISAAVGFIVLSGVTVLNGLVVMTSIQQRIGAGESIDASIRGGMMERVRAVLMTGVVPAIGFVPMALAMGRGAEVQKPLAVVVIAGLIVATFLTLFVLPAISHFLLHKARARHVQGDYRNEDPFGREPVPAE, encoded by the coding sequence ATGATTGAGCGTATTCTCGACGCTGCGATCCGCTTCCGCTGGGCCACAATAGGCCTGACCTTGGTGATCGCGCTGTATGGCGCCTTCCAGCTTTTCAAGCTGCCCATCGACGCCGTTCCCGACATCACTAACAAGCAGGTGCAGGTCAACGTCTCTGCCCCGCAGTTCAGCCCGCTCGACATGGAGCGGCTTGTCACCTTCCCGATGGAAACCACGCTCGCTGGCATTCCTGGCCTCGATTATACGAGGTCGATCTCGCGCAATGGCTTCGCGCAGGTGACAGCGGTGTTCGACGAGAAGGTCGACATCTACTTCGCCCGGCAACAGGTCGCGGAACGGCTGGCCCAGGCGAGCGAAAGCCTGCCGGATGGCGTTCAGCCGCAGATGGGGCCGGTGTCCACCGGTCTTGGCGAGGTGCTGATGTGGTCGGTCGATTACGAGCCGACCGCCACAGCGAAAAATCCGAAGATCGCCGGCCGCCCCGGCTTTCAGCCCGATGGATCCTACCTCACCATCGAAGGGGAGAGGCTCACAGACGAGGTTTCGAAGCTTGCCTACCTGCGGACCATCCAGGATTGGGTGATCCGCCCGCAACTGCGCAACGTGGCCGGCCTGGCCGGCGTCGACAGCATCGGCGGATATGAGAAGCAGTTCGTCGTCCAGCCGGACCCGGCTCGCCTGGCATCCTACGGGGTATCGTTCACCGAGCTTGCCGACGCCCTCGAAGGCTCGAACATCTCGGTTGGCGCCAACTTCATCCAGCGGGCCGGTGAAGCCTTCCTGGTGCGCGCCGATGCCCGCATCCGGCATATCGACGAGATCGGCGGCACGGTTATCGCCAATCGCAACGGGGTTGCAGTCCGCGTGTCGGACGTGGCGACGGTTCGATTGGGCGGTGAGCTGCGCACGGGTGCAGCATCTACCAATGGCAAGGAAGTCATCGTCGGAACGGCGTTGATGCTGGCTGGCTCGAATAGCCGGATCGTTGCCGAGGCCGTCGCCGAGCGCCTTCAGGAAGTAGCCAAATCGCTCCCTCCCGGCGTTAAGGTGACACCCCTCTACGATCGCTCAGCACTCGTGGATGCGACGATCTCGACGGTCGAGAAGAACCTGATCGAGGGCGCCCTTCTCGTCATCGCCGTTCTCTTCTGGCTGCTCGGTAATATCCGCGCCGCCATCATCGCGGCGCTGGTGATCCCGCTGTCATTCCTGATGATGGCGATCGGCATGACCCGCTACGGGGTGTCGGGCAACTTGATGAGCCTCGGCGCGCTCGACTTTGGTCTCATTGTCGACGGCTCGATCATCATCATCGAGAACTGCCTGCGAAGGTTAGCAGAACGGCAGCACCGCGAAGGTCGCCTTCTTCAACTCTCGGAGCGGCTGCACGAGGTCTTCGAGGCCGCCAAGGAGATGGTCCGCCCGACCCTTTACGGGCAGGCAATTATTCTTCTCGTGTTCGCGCCCTTGCTCACCTTTACGGGTGTCGAAGGTAAGATGTTCACGCCGATGGCGATCACCGTCATCTTCGCTCTCGTTGGTGCCTTCATCCTCTCGCTGACCTTCGTGCCGGCGATGGTCGCCGTGCTGATTAAGGGCAAGGTTGCGGAGAAGGATGTCGCGGTCATCCGCTGGACCAAGGAACGGTATGAGCCGCTCCTCGGCAAGGTGCTCTCGCGGCCGAAGCCGTGGATTGGCACAGGTTTGGGGGTCTTCGCCCTCGCTGGTGTTCTCTTCACGACCCTGGGTCAGGAGTTCATTCCGCAACTCGACGAAGGCGACGCCTCGGTTCAGGCAATCCGCATTCCCTCAACATCGCTCGATCAATCCCTGGCCATGCAGCTGAGGGTTGAGCGGGCGATCTCCTCGCTTCCCGAGGTTGCCTTCATCTACTCGAAGACGGGCACGGCTGAGGTCGCCACAGACCCCATGCCGCAAAACATCTCGGATTCTTTCGTCATCCTGAAGCCGAGCAAGGAGTGGCCGGAAGGCGTCGACACCAAGGACGAGGTGGTCGAGCGCATCGAGGAGAAGATGGGTTCGCTCACCGGCAATGCCTTCGAGGTCAGTCAGCCCATCGAGATGCGCTTCAACGAGCTCATTGCGGGCGTTCGGGGGGACGTAGCTATCAAGGTCTTCGGCGACGACCTCGCCAAGCTTGAGACCGTTGCGGCACAGGTCGCATCGTCGATCGGCAAGGTTCAAGGCACGGCGGATCTTCGCTCCGAACAGACGGCTGGCTTCCCGACCTTGGAGGTGCTGTTCAACCGCCCCGCCATCGCGAGCTATGGGCTGACGGTCGACGAGGTTGCGAACACGGTCGCGGCAGCCCTTGGCGGCCGTGAGGCCGGCATCGTCTTCGAGGGCGACCGTCGGTTTGATATCGTGGTGCGGCTCGACAACCCGACGCGCGACAATCTCGAAGCCATCGGCGCCCTCCCAGTGATGCTGGAGAACAGCGGTGCCGGAGCTCGGACCTCGGTTCCTCTTCGCGAGGTCGCCAGCTTCCGCTTCGCTGACGGCGTGAACCAGGTCAGCCGGGAAAACGGACAACGGCGCGTGGTCGTTCAGGCCAACGTCCGTGGTCGCGACCTCGGCTCCTATGTCGAGGCCGCGCGCGCTGCGGTCGAGCGTGACGTGAAGCTGCCACCCGGCGTCTTCATCGAGTGGGGTGGCCAGTACGAAAATCTCCAGGCCGCCTCGGCGAGGCTCTCGCTGGTCATCCCGGCGGTGTTCCTTCTGATCTTCGGCATCCTCTACATGGCTCTGCGAAGCTTCAGCTCGGCGCTCGCCGTCTACTCGGCCGTGCCGCTAGGGCTTGCCGGAGGCGTCTTCGGCCTAGTGCTGTCCGGCTTCCCTTTCTCCATCTCGGCCGCCGTCGGCTTCATTGTGCTGTCGGGGGTCACCGTTCTGAACGGCCTGGTCGTGATGACCAGTATCCAGCAGCGAATCGGCGCGGGCGAAAGCATCGATGCCAGCATCCGGGGAGGAATGATGGAACGGGTTCGGGCCGTCCTGATGACGGGTGTCGTCCCGGCAATCGGGTTCGTGCCGATGGCCTTGGCCATGGGCCGTGGTGCCGAAGTGCAAAAGCCGCTGGCGGTCGTGGTGATTGCCGGTCTGATCGTGGCGACATTCCTCACGCTCTTCGTGCTGCCAGCGATCAGCCACTTCCTTCTGCACAAGGCTCGGGCCCGCCATGTCCAAGGTGATTACCGCAATGAAGATCCGTTCGGCCGCGAACCGGTCCCGGCGGAATGA
- the copM gene encoding CopM family metallochaperone has product MKAATPIAFAALLLAACAPQAQRDEQKTAERKTETSHGGMGMTLDPDNPDRSFAEGMIPHHRDAVKMAEAQLRLGRDPELRALATKIIKDQQSEIDQLERWLARPQDDGSKQ; this is encoded by the coding sequence ATGAAAGCGGCAACACCAATCGCGTTTGCAGCGCTTCTTCTCGCCGCTTGCGCCCCGCAAGCGCAGCGTGACGAGCAGAAGACGGCGGAGCGAAAGACCGAGACCTCGCATGGAGGCATGGGCATGACCCTCGATCCGGATAATCCGGACCGGAGCTTTGCGGAGGGGATGATCCCGCACCACCGCGACGCCGTAAAGATGGCCGAGGCGCAATTGCGCCTCGGCCGGGATCCCGAACTTCGCGCCTTGGCGACGAAGATCATCAAGGACCAGCAAAGCGAGATCGATCAGCTCGAGCGTTGGCTCGCCCGACCTCAAGATGACGGAAGCAAGCAGTGA
- a CDS encoding cation diffusion facilitator family transporter, whose amino-acid sequence MAHSHGEHAHNHAAGANSKMLGWALALTTTFLVAELVGAYVFNSLALLSDAAHMFTDAAALAIALAAVKIGQRPADEKRTFGYRRFEILAAAFNALLLFAVAAYVLVEGIRRFFEPSEVQSTGMLIVATIGLVVNIIAMRLLSAGKDQSLNVKGAYLEVWADMLGSLGVIVGAGVIMATGWQWVDPLVAIGIGLWVLPRTWILLKDTTRILLEGVPSGITLAEVRKAISDVPGVAGVHDLHVWSLTSDDNSLSTHVELKEGADFETVRIAIATMLHDRFELQHSTIQVERRECEDASALHP is encoded by the coding sequence ATGGCGCATAGTCACGGCGAACATGCCCATAACCATGCGGCAGGGGCCAACAGCAAGATGCTGGGCTGGGCTCTGGCCCTCACCACCACCTTCCTCGTCGCTGAATTGGTCGGGGCCTACGTCTTCAACAGCCTCGCCCTGCTGTCCGACGCGGCGCACATGTTCACCGACGCCGCAGCTTTGGCGATTGCATTGGCGGCAGTGAAGATCGGTCAGCGTCCAGCCGACGAGAAACGAACCTTCGGCTACCGGAGGTTCGAGATCCTAGCGGCCGCCTTCAACGCGCTGCTGCTCTTCGCGGTGGCCGCCTACGTTCTCGTCGAGGGCATCCGGCGGTTCTTCGAACCGAGCGAAGTGCAGTCGACCGGCATGCTGATCGTCGCTACGATCGGCCTCGTCGTAAACATCATCGCTATGCGCCTTTTGTCGGCTGGCAAGGACCAGAGCCTGAACGTCAAAGGCGCATACCTCGAAGTCTGGGCGGATATGCTCGGGTCGCTGGGCGTGATCGTCGGTGCTGGCGTGATCATGGCTACCGGCTGGCAGTGGGTTGATCCACTGGTCGCCATCGGTATCGGCCTGTGGGTCCTTCCTCGTACTTGGATCCTGCTCAAGGACACTACCCGCATCCTTTTGGAAGGGGTGCCAAGCGGCATCACCCTCGCCGAGGTCCGGAAAGCGATCTCGGATGTCCCTGGGGTGGCCGGCGTCCACGACCTCCATGTCTGGTCGCTCACCAGCGATGACAACAGCCTTTCAACGCACGTCGAGCTCAAAGAAGGGGCCGACTTCGAAACAGTGCGGATTGCAATCGCCACCATGCTGCACGACCGGTTTGAGCTGCAGCACTCCACGATCCAGGTTGAGCGGAGAGAATGTGAGGATGCGAGTGCCCTTCATCCCTGA
- a CDS encoding transposase family protein gives MSHYNYPLNTIIEIDEAPYKYVGLPMPGRIHLMHCQTGLPYIIEDKEGFMGLLTPEGYDELLLEGRLIVRETERASIARKMASEAEWTFADCDELDPKARKMLAQCEILDDHGVPNGVKAIGLALGDYWTPELREKYGEHDNPHTIKRWRTDRGFAGDRNIRDMVRMTGRVRRAPYFDDVPQEVLQKGALLNWTQQLSYADVTTEISNELRDINAGNSSLYPKPEKPYPIPHYATVRRACRALIGAVTREARDGKAASDADWKGSGRPLTAKRALELAIIDHTPINGFFVLDLDHEMVAGKPWLIVMIDVHSEVILGHVISYLPPSYWTVGEVLKRASLPKRPPPKLIERYPILRRICGKAAEIIVDNAAEFRSQALEDAAKGAGFAVRHCPIKKPRYRAIGERIFPTLQEKVTKLIPGGSKPIALARKLGHDPEQEACVTVRELEALVNAAIAEYHISTHSGLQDRQPALVFEKSVAKHGIDLIHDLAGFQREIMDVSPAVQLSNTGLRLFNLRYHCIRGVPSLLEDLVAVEPRRQSRADAIATVKVKYDPQDISVVHVWNRVKKTHTILRCSDETYANGMPLWFHNQLLERAREEAAAFNTEAERIAFRSRRIKAIRNISPEAKHRERLTVARLYEIPRLRQITGNLVHLHMDEPEAISLDEFIAHDLSATTMLDDEILAPRLPVDQSRKPKNKRDRRDAGQPSESQESKMPARRPTRTRRVSGSYE, from the coding sequence ATGTCGCATTACAATTACCCTCTGAACACAATCATCGAGATCGATGAGGCGCCTTACAAGTACGTTGGCTTGCCCATGCCGGGCCGCATTCATCTGATGCACTGCCAAACGGGCCTGCCCTACATCATCGAAGACAAAGAGGGCTTCATGGGGTTGCTGACGCCCGAGGGCTATGATGAGCTGCTCTTGGAAGGCCGTCTTATCGTACGAGAGACCGAGCGGGCATCGATCGCTCGTAAGATGGCTTCTGAGGCGGAGTGGACGTTCGCTGATTGCGACGAACTGGACCCCAAGGCCCGCAAGATGCTCGCACAATGCGAGATCCTCGACGATCACGGAGTACCGAATGGCGTCAAGGCGATCGGATTGGCGTTGGGCGATTATTGGACGCCTGAGCTTCGCGAAAAGTACGGCGAGCACGACAATCCGCATACCATCAAGCGGTGGCGTACCGACCGTGGTTTCGCAGGCGACCGTAACATCCGCGACATGGTGCGGATGACCGGCCGGGTCCGCCGCGCTCCCTACTTCGATGACGTACCGCAGGAAGTCCTTCAGAAGGGTGCTCTCCTGAATTGGACGCAGCAGCTCAGCTACGCGGACGTGACCACTGAAATCAGCAACGAGTTGCGCGACATCAATGCTGGTAACTCGTCGCTCTATCCCAAACCCGAGAAGCCCTATCCTATTCCGCACTACGCTACCGTGCGGCGAGCCTGCCGGGCGCTGATTGGGGCCGTTACCCGCGAAGCTCGCGACGGCAAAGCCGCTAGCGACGCCGACTGGAAGGGTTCAGGCCGCCCGCTGACGGCAAAGCGCGCCCTCGAACTGGCGATCATCGACCATACGCCGATCAACGGGTTCTTCGTTCTCGACCTCGATCACGAGATGGTGGCCGGCAAGCCATGGCTGATCGTCATGATTGACGTTCACAGCGAGGTGATTCTCGGCCACGTTATTAGCTACCTCCCACCTTCCTACTGGACGGTAGGCGAGGTGCTGAAGCGTGCGAGCCTTCCGAAGCGCCCCCCGCCCAAGCTCATCGAGCGATACCCCATCCTTCGCCGCATCTGCGGCAAGGCGGCCGAAATCATCGTCGATAACGCAGCTGAGTTCCGGAGCCAGGCGCTCGAAGACGCTGCCAAGGGGGCCGGTTTTGCCGTCCGTCACTGCCCCATCAAGAAGCCCCGCTACCGCGCGATCGGCGAGCGCATTTTTCCCACGCTGCAAGAGAAAGTCACCAAGCTGATTCCAGGCGGATCGAAGCCCATCGCGCTTGCGCGTAAGCTCGGCCACGACCCCGAGCAGGAAGCATGCGTCACGGTGCGCGAGCTGGAGGCCTTGGTGAATGCCGCGATCGCGGAATATCACATCTCGACACATTCCGGCCTCCAAGACCGCCAGCCTGCGCTCGTTTTCGAGAAGAGTGTCGCCAAGCATGGGATCGACTTGATCCACGACCTTGCGGGCTTCCAACGCGAAATCATGGATGTGTCACCAGCCGTGCAGCTGTCCAACACCGGCTTGCGGCTCTTCAACCTGCGCTACCACTGCATTCGCGGCGTTCCGAGCTTGCTCGAAGACCTCGTTGCCGTGGAACCCCGGCGGCAGTCGCGGGCAGATGCAATCGCCACCGTGAAGGTGAAGTACGACCCTCAAGATATCTCGGTGGTCCACGTCTGGAATCGCGTCAAGAAGACTCACACCATCCTTCGCTGCTCGGACGAAACCTATGCAAACGGCATGCCGCTATGGTTTCACAATCAGCTCCTAGAGCGTGCGCGTGAAGAGGCGGCCGCCTTCAACACAGAGGCAGAGCGGATTGCTTTCCGTTCGCGGCGCATCAAGGCCATTCGCAACATCTCGCCGGAGGCTAAGCATCGTGAGCGGCTTACGGTCGCACGCCTCTACGAGATCCCGCGTCTCCGGCAGATCACGGGCAACCTCGTCCACCTCCACATGGACGAACCAGAAGCCATTTCTCTCGACGAGTTCATCGCCCACGACCTCTCAGCAACTACGATGCTGGACGACGAGATTTTGGCTCCTCGACTTCCTGTCGACCAATCTCGCAAGCCGAAGAACAAACGGGACCGTCGTGACGCGGGCCAGCCCAGTGAGAGTCAGGAGAGCAAGATGCCTGCCCGTCGCCCCACCCGCACCCGCCGCGTGAGCGGCAGCTATGAGTGA
- a CDS encoding TniB family NTP-binding protein, translating to MAEQMNTSVRADNGKEGRAERPSERSRRVAEARASFRAIRLPYPRQDELVAALDELRLTGQLSKGQTQGGVRLIANTGSGKTVGAERFKAYVEAADEHAPGSQPVVIATVDGSGTTRSIPASILKAMGVPRPEHGAEPVLWMRAFDALERYETQLLIIDEFNRAARRPTMSSAIATALRDVMDRGIVPMAFLATEEARDVFKRSPDLAGRLDAPVTMDPLDWLVEEDRELFLGFVSGLDGELVDRGILRLSSGLAEEALARLLCEASNGNLRQLCRVIETALAAAVRRDDAAIGREDLADAVDDWSIANHCIAYNPFRAK from the coding sequence ATGGCCGAACAGATGAACACCTCGGTCCGGGCCGATAACGGCAAGGAGGGGCGCGCGGAGCGCCCCTCCGAGCGTTCGCGTCGTGTGGCAGAGGCGCGGGCCTCGTTTCGCGCGATCCGCCTCCCCTACCCTCGGCAGGATGAGCTTGTCGCTGCCCTCGACGAGCTTCGATTGACTGGTCAACTCTCGAAGGGGCAGACACAAGGCGGAGTCCGCCTCATCGCAAACACTGGCTCAGGCAAGACGGTCGGAGCTGAGCGTTTCAAAGCCTACGTTGAAGCGGCTGATGAGCATGCCCCAGGAAGCCAGCCTGTTGTCATCGCGACGGTCGACGGCTCAGGCACCACTCGGTCCATTCCCGCGAGCATCTTGAAAGCCATGGGTGTCCCACGTCCTGAGCATGGTGCAGAGCCAGTCCTCTGGATGCGGGCCTTCGACGCTCTCGAGCGCTATGAGACACAGTTGCTGATCATCGACGAGTTCAACCGCGCGGCTCGCCGGCCGACCATGAGTTCAGCAATCGCGACCGCTCTCCGTGACGTGATGGATCGCGGCATCGTCCCGATGGCGTTTCTGGCTACTGAGGAAGCACGCGACGTTTTCAAGCGCAGCCCGGATCTTGCCGGTCGATTGGATGCTCCGGTTACCATGGATCCTCTCGATTGGCTTGTGGAGGAGGACAGAGAGCTGTTCCTTGGCTTCGTTAGCGGCTTAGACGGCGAACTCGTCGATCGAGGCATCCTTCGGCTCTCGTCAGGACTTGCTGAAGAAGCTCTCGCTCGCCTTCTTTGCGAGGCGTCCAACGGAAACCTTCGCCAGCTCTGCCGCGTCATCGAGACAGCTCTCGCCGCTGCTGTGCGGCGAGACGACGCTGCCATCGGGCGCGAAGACCTTGCTGACGCAGTTGATGATTGGTCGATCGCCAACCACTGCATCGCCTACAACCCTTTCCGGGCTAAGTAG
- a CDS encoding recombinase family protein, translated as MAPELPAVLARPALRAVAYVRVSTSRQAEHETSLTDQVGAITRFCEGRGIDLAEIYREPGASATDDHRPQFRAMIEAATARERPYDLVIVHSFSRFFRDQFEFERYRRKLAKAKVELVSITQDVGEGATGDLVRSILSKFDEYQSAENAKHVRRSMLANAQQGFWNGSRPPLGYKVIVAERRGDKDKKVLAIDELEAPIIRRIFSLYLEGDGTSGPLGVKKIVSFLNGRGYRYRGKPFHVSNVNAVLRRTTYMGTHYFNQKDSRAGERRPREQWVELAVPVIIAEDDFQTVQARLAERNPRRTPARVVSGPTLLIGLAKCLGCGGAMTIRTGKSGQYRYYACSRRATQGETACKGGAIRMEKLDDAVLGALEQRIVAPERLPDLLSAFLEKSDASDARRREELALLRSARTNSSGALNRLYELVEQGMASPSDRDFAERLTLHRQRVSTLTSNICSLERQLTSDRRRITPELVEKFGALLREGLRNGNPALRQAYTRLLVDEVSVAAGEVCIRGSRKALETAVLASSAASRAPVPSSARDVRLH; from the coding sequence ATGGCACCCGAACTTCCCGCTGTTCTCGCCAGGCCTGCTCTACGCGCCGTCGCCTATGTCCGGGTTTCCACGAGCCGCCAGGCAGAGCACGAAACCAGCCTGACTGATCAGGTCGGAGCCATCACCCGCTTCTGCGAGGGCAGGGGCATCGACCTTGCCGAGATCTATCGTGAGCCCGGGGCATCAGCCACGGACGACCATCGGCCTCAGTTCAGGGCAATGATCGAGGCAGCAACAGCTCGCGAGCGGCCATACGATCTTGTGATCGTCCACAGCTTCAGCCGCTTCTTCCGCGATCAGTTCGAGTTCGAACGCTACCGACGCAAGCTTGCGAAGGCCAAGGTCGAACTGGTCTCGATCACTCAGGATGTCGGAGAAGGCGCCACCGGAGATTTGGTGCGCTCAATCCTGAGCAAGTTCGACGAGTATCAGAGTGCTGAGAACGCAAAGCACGTGCGCCGCTCCATGCTCGCCAACGCGCAGCAGGGCTTCTGGAATGGTTCACGCCCACCGCTTGGCTACAAGGTGATCGTGGCCGAGCGACGGGGCGACAAGGACAAGAAGGTCCTTGCGATTGATGAACTTGAAGCCCCGATCATACGTCGCATCTTCTCGCTCTATCTTGAGGGTGACGGCACCAGCGGACCTCTGGGCGTCAAGAAGATCGTCTCTTTTCTGAACGGCCGCGGGTACAGGTATCGGGGTAAGCCCTTCCACGTGTCCAACGTGAACGCTGTCCTTCGCCGCACCACCTACATGGGCACTCACTACTTCAACCAGAAAGACTCCCGTGCAGGCGAGCGCCGGCCTCGCGAACAGTGGGTTGAGCTGGCTGTGCCCGTCATCATCGCCGAGGACGACTTCCAGACTGTTCAGGCGCGGCTTGCCGAGCGCAACCCGCGGCGCACGCCGGCACGGGTTGTCTCCGGCCCCACGCTGCTGATCGGCCTTGCGAAATGCCTTGGCTGCGGTGGGGCCATGACTATCCGTACCGGCAAGTCTGGCCAGTACCGATACTATGCTTGCTCTCGCCGAGCCACGCAGGGTGAAACTGCTTGCAAGGGCGGCGCAATCCGGATGGAGAAGCTGGACGACGCTGTTCTGGGAGCCCTTGAGCAGAGGATTGTGGCTCCTGAGCGCTTGCCGGACCTGCTTTCTGCGTTCCTCGAGAAGAGCGACGCTTCCGACGCTCGTCGCCGCGAGGAGCTGGCGCTGCTTCGCTCTGCCAGAACCAACAGCTCAGGTGCCCTTAATCGCCTCTACGAGCTGGTCGAGCAGGGGATGGCCTCGCCCTCAGACCGTGACTTCGCTGAGCGCCTGACCCTTCATCGCCAGCGCGTCTCAACCCTGACCAGCAACATCTGCAGTCTCGAGCGGCAACTCACTTCAGATCGCCGTCGAATCACGCCAGAGCTGGTGGAGAAATTCGGAGCTTTGCTGCGGGAAGGCCTCCGCAATGGCAACCCGGCACTCCGGCAGGCCTACACAAGGCTGCTGGTCGACGAAGTTTCCGTTGCTGCGGGCGAAGTCTGCATTCGAGGCTCTCGCAAGGCCCTCGAAACGGCAGTGCTGGCTAGCTCGGCAGCAAGCAGAGCACCGGTGCCCAGCTCTGCACGTGATGTGAGGCTGCACTAA
- a CDS encoding DUF2997 domain-containing protein, whose amino-acid sequence MAKAVLGHIGIAGKGVSRAICARHSPFQLFLVRSGSDFQLVIESDDRSALADHERVEALEAAFRFAYLAVAAERTLCASLDDGGVPWTMEEQPDGMVIRFGPDLARRVILRSVGDHVEEEVAGVLGGRCAELTAELEDLLASATAELLTEWKPSYHETIDDEVVQVLRLGA is encoded by the coding sequence TTGGCCAAGGCCGTTCTGGGGCACATTGGGATCGCTGGAAAGGGCGTGTCCCGGGCTATCTGCGCGCGCCACTCGCCCTTTCAGCTGTTTCTCGTGCGAAGCGGCAGCGACTTCCAGCTAGTGATCGAAAGCGACGATCGGTCCGCCCTAGCCGACCACGAGCGGGTCGAGGCGCTAGAGGCGGCATTCCGCTTCGCTTATCTCGCCGTCGCCGCCGAGCGCACGCTCTGCGCCTCGCTCGATGATGGCGGTGTGCCCTGGACTATGGAGGAGCAGCCTGACGGGATGGTCATCCGCTTCGGGCCGGATCTTGCCCGGCGAGTTATCCTTCGCAGCGTCGGCGACCACGTTGAGGAAGAAGTGGCCGGCGTCTTGGGCGGCCGCTGCGCCGAGCTGACCGCCGAGCTCGAGGACCTGCTGGCGTCGGCTACCGCCGAGCTGCTGACGGAGTGGAAGCCTTCGTACCACGAGACCATCGACGATGAAGTGGTGCAGGTGCTGAGGCTGGGCGCTTGA
- a CDS encoding 4Fe-4S single cluster domain-containing protein: MKLRVHSLCPSSLANGPGQRFVVWTQGCALACEGCFNPDSHAKANGEIIEVPALARQVNASARASGLRGLTLSGGEPLAQARAVAHLLDRLDPALDVLLFTGHELAEIRRSSVMRAVIARCDAVLAGRYSAANDHPFAGKSLLLRGGRIRADELTPHHIIELVVGTGPNATVTGYPRRKTWTSTKN, from the coding sequence TTGAAGCTACGGGTGCATTCCCTTTGTCCATCGTCGTTGGCAAACGGCCCCGGCCAACGTTTCGTGGTCTGGACACAGGGCTGCGCGCTTGCCTGCGAAGGCTGCTTCAACCCTGACAGCCATGCCAAGGCCAACGGCGAGATCATCGAGGTGCCGGCGCTTGCCAGGCAGGTGAACGCTTCGGCCCGCGCCTCAGGGCTCCGCGGACTCACGCTGAGTGGCGGGGAACCGCTCGCTCAAGCGCGGGCCGTGGCGCATCTGCTCGACAGGCTTGACCCCGCTCTCGACGTGCTTCTGTTCACCGGTCACGAGCTTGCCGAGATTCGCCGGAGCAGCGTCATGCGCGCGGTCATTGCCCGTTGCGATGCGGTCCTAGCCGGCCGCTATTCGGCTGCGAACGACCATCCCTTTGCCGGCAAGTCGCTGCTGCTTCGTGGCGGGCGGATCCGGGCGGACGAGCTTACCCCCCATCATATAATCGAACTGGTGGTCGGGACGGGGCCGAATGCAACCGTCACCGGCTACCCACGGAGAAAGACGTGGACTTCTACGAAGAACTGA